The genomic region CTCTAATGGTAATTCATATGTAGCTTAATGTGGAACAAATtcagtgttttctttctcctcaatAACTAAATGAAAACAGTGGTACCTGAGgcagtatgaatttttttttcctaatctaCTATCTACTTCAATATCTTCATGGGAGGGAAAAACTACACTCCTGAACTTAAAATACCAGCTTTCTGCATCACTTAGACTCCCTTTTGATTTTCTGTGGGGGACATCTATTCATTTTTTGCATGCGGGTGAATCAAAGAGAACCAGATTCTAATTTGtgtcctgatttatttatttattttgagagacagaaagagagagaacgacaggtgggaagggagagcatcaactcatagttgcggcaccttagttgttcactgattgcttctcatatattccttgactagggggctccagccgagccaatgaccccttgctcaagccagtgacctttgggctcaagccagaaaccatggggaatcatgtctgtgatcccacgctcaagccggcaaaccTGCATTCAAgcgggtgagcctgtgcttaagccagatgagcccacactcaagctggtgaccttggagttttgaacctgggacctcagtgcaccaccaccagccaagctaaaaattattttattgcctgatctttagtagtgcagtggataaagtgtcgatgtggaatgttgaggttgctagttcaaaatcccaggcttgcccagtcaaggcacatatgagaagcaactatgagttgacgttttctactccttcccctctgtgtctcctctctctaaaatcaataaataaaatcttttcaaaaaatttttgtatgtctttatatctactttttttttttttactttttgaactCATGTCATACATTTAAcaattactgttttaatttttttttttttttttttgcatatttctgaagctggaaacagggagagacagtcagacagactcccgcatgcgcccgaccgggatccacccggcacgcccaccatggggcgacgctctgcccaccagggggcgatgctctgcccatcctgggcgtcgccatgttgcgacaagagtcactctagcgcctggggcagaggccacagagccatccccagcgcccaggccatctttgctccaatagaaccttggctgcgggaggggaaggagagacagagaggaaagcgcggcggaggggtggagaagcaaatgggcgcttctcctgtgtgccctggccgggaatcgaacccgggtcctccgcacgctaggccaacgctctaccgctgagccaaccgaccagggcacaATTACTGTTTTAATATCCTTGTCTAATAATTCTGACACTTGTGCAAGCTCTAGATCAGTTTCAGTTGGTTCATTATTCTCATTATGGgtcatattttccttctttttttttttctccatgtccACAGCTAAACTTATCCCCAGGTCCCAGGGCAGGAACCCAGAGCCCATGAGCGGTGGAGCTTGCTGTAGCAGCCATCtggatattttccttctttttgctcCTGGAGGTCTCTGATGCCAGACATGAATTTTACCTTGAGTGCTGGATATTTTAGTATTCCTATAAATGTTCCTGAAGTTTGTTCTGAGGTACAGTTAAGGTCAGCCTCTGAAAATTAAATTGCTGAAAACAATTTGATCCTTACTTTTAAAAGGTTTGCTAGATGGGAGCAAAGCTGTATTTACTTTCTCCAGGGTTAATTGTGCCCCATTACTGGGGCAAGTCCCTTTTGTGTACTCTGCCCAGTGTGCCATGAAATATGAGGTTTTCCAGTCTAGCTGGTGAGTGCAGGTACAATTCCCAGCTGTGCAAGTGTTGGGTACTGTTGCCTCTGATACTTTTGGGTGGTTCTTTCCCTGGCTTTGGGTAGTTTAGTCACATGCATGTGCTGGAAGGGCCCCTCTGCAGATCTCTGGAGTCTGTGCTCTGCTGCACTCCCATCTCTGGTATTCTCTTCTGCTAACTCTAGCTGCCTTGGTCTCCGACCCTCAGCTTCATTTCCTCAATTCTCTGAGTCCACTGGGCTCTGACTGTTCCCCTGCCTCAGGCCACAGTGAGAAAGAACTCCTCAGGCAGTAAGCTAGATTGATTGCCGGGCTCTCCTCACATTTCCTGTTTCTCAGACATCTCTGTTCTTCATTGCCTGATAAATAGTCTTCTGAAACAGTTGTTTCATGTATTTGACTGTCTTTGGGTTGCTTTAGGAGGGAGGGTAAATCTGGTCCCTGTTACTCCATCTTAGCCAGAAGCAGAATGTTTTTGAATTGCCAAATGAGTCCACCGATCTCTATGGGAATGTTCTCTAAGACCAAGACCGTATATGAATGTGTGTACCTTAGGAATCCTGCTCCCAGGCCCCCCCAGCTCTGAAGCTAGTTGGTCATTCATAATCTGATGACATGCTGGTGGTGGCTTGGCAGAGTTCATTACTCAGCTGGTGGCTCCCTAGCCACATGGTGAGCTTGCGTGAGTGCAGTTGGGCTCATTTGTTTCCCCTAGTCATTGCTTGGCACAGAGTCTGGCAGCTGTTGTTGGGTTAATGAGAGCTGGAGAGCAGGAGGATTTGTTACAGAGGTGAGTGGAGATTGCTAAGTGGACATTCAAGACTGCCCAGGACTCTGCCCGTAGCAGCATTTTGCCGAAGCCCAAGCTAGAggctctccttttctccctgctGTTGCTCCTGCACTGCAGGTGCTCCTAGGCCTGGCTTCATTGCCTGCTCAGTGTGCCAATGGGCATTATGCCGAAGCTGTCTGCTGCCTCTGTTGGTCATCTGTTAAGTGGGGGTGATAACCTTTGTCCTGCCCATCTCACAGAACTGTTACATGTGCAACGATGCTTTGCCATAGTAGATTCTTCCATAAAGTCATCATTACTTCCTTAGATGTTTTCATCAAATGACTGAAACTGTTAAAatgtttgtattatattttatcaatGGAATGTCCGCActggaatttttttgtttataattcaCATGGCAAGCAGCGGATTTTGCTTGAAGCTATGTATCATATTTGTCTACTTATTTATTTGGCATTCATTAATCAACTACCTCCTTGAGCTTTCTCCGTGACCTGGAGAATGGTGAAGAGCCCTCTGATAGTTTAATGGGAAAGACAGCCTTTTTTCCCTTAGGGAAAAATGTCATACTTGAGGAGAACTGTAATAATTCTTTGGGGGTCATTTATTTGGAAGTCAGGTATGACTGTGAACATGCTGGCATGTTGTAGTTGCAGAGGGAAGTGGTCACTTATGGTCAGGGGAGCAGTCTGCACCTCGGCTCCAGGCGGGGTCCATGCACGTGGGTGAAGAGAAGCCTTCACATGGCCCAATGGGCACAGGGTCAGCAGCAGAGGCCGATGCAGTGCTGGGGCTGGACACCGAAGGCGACCACATGGTGATGGTATCTGTGATTCCTGGGGAAGCCGAGGACAAACTGAACTCAGAGCCCAGCAGTGGCACCTGTGAGGCTGGAGGGAATGAGGACTCACGGTGTGACCTCCGGAAGAGCCTCTTTTCCCTGGGGGGTGCTGGAGTCAGCCTCCCGGATAGGGAAGAAGAGGAGTACATGGAGCCAGAAGCGGTGGAAGCTGACCCAGCCCCCACTGAGGACTCCAATCACACTGACAGCCAGAAGTCTCCCAAGGTCAACTGCGAGGAAAGAAACGTCACTGGAATAGAAAATTTCaccctgaaaattttaaatatgtcacAGGTAAGAAAAAATGATTTAGTACTTTTTTGCTTTTCAGCACATTGATTTTATGATTCAAGATTCTATCAACTTTGAAATGGAGGGTGGTAATCTTGATCGTATTGTAAGTAATATAGTGGCTGCATGAGTGAGAATGGACTTGGCTCTCTGTGATGTTTGTAGGAAAGGAGATATAACTAGTTCCattgtgctttttgtttgtttgtttgtttgtttatttcttgtatttttccgaagctggaaacggggagagacagtcagacagactcctgcatgcgcccgacagggatccacccggtacgcccaccagggagccatgctctgcccaccagggggcgatgctctgcccaccagggggcgatgctctgcccaccagggggcgatgctctgcccctccgggggcgtcgctctgttgcgaccagagccacttcagcgcctggggcagaggccgaggagccatccccagcgcccgggccatctttgctccaatggaaccttggctgcaggaggggaagagagagacagagaggaaggagagggggaggggtggagaagcagatgggcgcttctcctgtgtgccctggctgggaatcgaacctgggaccccttgcatgccaggccaacgctctaccactgagccaaccggccagggctgtgcttttTGGGAAGCTTCGTCCTAGTCATTCTTGGGAGAGCCTCATCCCCAAGCCTCAAGGTAAAAATTCTAGTGGGCATCAGAATCATAACAGAAGCCACTTAAAAAatctgaattataaaaaaaatctgccctggccggatagcttggttggttagagcatcatcccgatattcaaaggttgccagtttgatccggggtcagggcacatacaggaacagatcaatgtttctgtcttttccttcccttttctctttctaaaatcaatcaataaattctaaaaaatctgaattactaaaattataatttagcATTGTTTGATTAGTAATACCCCTGGGAAGTATGatatattgaagaaaaattttttcttccaAAGAGTGTTTACTCTTGAATGACTACTGAGACAATTGTCCCAAACCCAGCCATGTTTCTAGTTGGATAAGCAGTGATTCCAAAGAGGATAGTAGGATACAGACTGATAGCTTTCTGTAGGATAGTTGTCAGCAGCATGAATTCAGAGAAGTCAGAGCTCTGAAAGCTgcaattgcttttttttctgttttccaagtgagaggagaggagataaacagactcccacatgtgccctgaccaggatccacttgcatcccccatctggggctgatgctctgcccatctagggccatgattgcaactgagctatttttagcgcctgaggtggaggcttctcggagccatcctcagtgcctggggctgatagGCTGgaactaactgagccatggctgtgggaggggaagagagagagagaagggagagagggaagagtagaggagcagatggttgcttctcctgtgtgccttgactaggttttgaacctaggacatccacgtGCTtaactgatgctctaccactgagccaactggccaaggctgctgCTTCTAAATGAGGGCCCGTATGGTATGCTGAGCCCCTCAAAGTACAGGGTCAGTGCTCGCCTCACACTGTCTCCTCAGTGTCTGGTAAAAACTATGCCTTAACTCTGTGGGACTTGTCTTATGAGTGTCACACACGTGACCAGGAGAGAGCAGTTTAAGTAGGCTGAGCTAGGGTGGTGGCAGgaatgatgcacttttgacttgACTaacctttggaaaaatatattgatCTGCTTAGTACAGACTTGGATCAACTAAGATGATAGTTTGGACCTCAGATCACAGTTCTCTAATAATGCCATTAGGTTGTGAGAGACACACAATCAAAGGTTGTGAAGTGGCCCATACCCTGTGAATACCTAgtatttgaatgaataaattatgaaAACTATTAAAATTGCTTTACAGTAATATTAAGACAGCTTAGAGGAAAGTTTATAACTTGTTATTTGATAGTAACTTTTCTGCTGACTGAGGGATGCCTATGGTTCAACATCCAAAAGGGTTTAAGGGGATACACTACAGTCtacctcccacccctgccccacctcctTTCCCTGGAGTCAGCAGTGTTTCCTATTCGGTGTCCGTCCAGAAAAACATAccgctgacttttttttttttttttctgaagctggaaatggggagagacagtcagactcccagcatgcgcccgaccgggatctgcccaccgggatccacccggcacgcccaccaggggcgacgctctgcccacggggggggggggggtgctctgcccctccggggggtcgctctgacgcgaccagagccactctagcgcctggggcagaggccaaggagccatccccagtgcccgggccatctttgctccaatggagccttggctgcgggaggggaagagagagacagagaggaaggagggggagggtggagaagcaaatgggcgcttctcctatgtgccctggccgggaatcgaagccgggtcccccgcatgccaggctgacgctctaccgctgagccaaccggccagggcccgtgctGCTGACTTTAACACTTGTTTCTTTTACTGCAGGACCTTATGGATTTTCTAAACCCCAATGGGAGTGACTGCACACTAGTCCTGTTTTACACACCTTGGTGCCGATTTTCTGCCAGTTTGGCCCCTCATTTTAATTCTCTGCCCCGGGCGTTTCCAGCTCTTAATTTTTTGGCCCTGGATGCATCTCAGCATAGCAGGTATTTTCCGTTGATTGGGTTTTGGGTTTCCTTCTTATCCTTTGGGATGATGGTGACAGTCATTTGGAGGCAGTAACTAGTTAAGTGGAAAGCAGTGGAGGTAGTGTGAGCTTTCTCAAAGGGCTtgaaggaagggaaaggcaggTGCGAATGAGGAGAGTCATGAAGAGTGTCAGCTGACTGACGAAGCTGACAGCTCCTTTTCTGGAGGCCCCTTTTGAGGAAGGAGGACTCTTCTCTGTGGTGGAATTTAAAGATAGCTCTGCCTCATGGCAGGGGAGGGGCCAGAGGACTTTCTCGGATCCTGGCCAGAAAGAATTAGCAAAATCAGATCACAAGTAGGATCTTCCCTTGGACTTTCACCTGCAGTTTAGGCCTGACAGCCTAACTCCCTGTTCTGTGTCTACTTcgaatttctttctttgttttttattcttccgttccttcttcttttttttttttttttttttgtggcagagacagggagagtcagagagagggacagacagggacagacagacaggaagggagagagatgagaaacatcaattctttgtgcagtttcttagttgttcattgattgctttctcatatgtgccttgaccgtgggccttcagcaaactgagtaaccccttgctggagccagtgactttgggtccaagctggtgagccttgctcaaaccagatgagtccgtgctcaagctggcaatcttggggtttcgaacctgggtcctccacatcccagtccgacgctccatccactgcaccaccgccttggTCAggcctttccctctttcttacatttatttttgcatgagTATTCTTAAGTGGACATTcaacaaattaatgaattaacttagctctttaaaatgacatttacccttgttttatatttcttttatattgtgtgggcttttatcttttttttttttttttttctgaagctggaaacggggagagacagtcagacagactcccgcatgcgcccgaccgggatccgcccggcttgcccaccaggggcgacgctctgcccaccagggggcgatgctctgcccctccggggcgtcactctgccgcgaccagagccactctagcgcctggggcagaggccaaggagccatccccagtgcccgggccatctttgctccaatggagccttggctgcaggaggggaagagagagacagagaggaagagggggggggcgtggagaagcaaatgggcgcctctcctatgtgccctggccgggaattgaacccaggtcccccgcacgccaggccgacactctaccgctgagccaacctgccagggcctatcttttttaaatgtgcaatAAGATGTTACTGTGAACTTTGTTCACTAAGTGCTACAGCTGTGCCTGGATTATAAACTGTATGTGCCCCTCATTCTCTAAATCAGACGCCCCTTAGCAGGCCACACAGTGTTGTATGAGTGAATTTGGGAAGTCTGCATGATGGTCAAGTTGGTGATAAAACTGAAGTTGAATAACACTTGATTAATTTGTGCTCTAGTGAATTTTGGTGTGGGTAAGGTAACTGCAAGTGTTCACCTGAGACTGTTTATGAAGAAAGAAATTTCCCAACAAATCAGTCATTCTCACAGGGGCTTCAGGAAGAACTGGCCTAAGAGAAAAAATTGATGCGGGAAATTGAGGCTTACAGAGCTTAAGTAATTTAGCCTGATCAGTGgttgcgcagtagatagagcgctgacctgagatgctgaggtcccaattatgagctgatacttctcatctctctcccttcctatctgcctctctctctctctcttgaaaaaaaaaaaaaagttaagtaatcTGCCGATTCCACAGACTACTTGGTTCAGTGGCAGACCTGAGGCTTGAACCCAGAGTGTGTTGACTTGGAGCTCATACCACCACTCTGCATTATGTAAAGGTGAAACAAAATCGCTCCGGTTCATATTACTTCTCAGTCATCCTGCCCTAATTGTGAACTTCCAGGTGTGTTTGTTAGATCATCAATTCCTTTGTTCCAACCtaccaaaaaaaatgtttagcataAGTTGAATTTTTTATGAGGGATGGATGTGGGCATTCTGGAGAGTTTGAAATGTAAAACGACAGTGTGCTTTGTCCATGGGTTAGAAAGTTCTGATATAGCAGTTAGGAACTTATATAGTGGAATAACCGGGTCATGTGTCGTTCATATTGTAATAGAACACATCTCAGCAGAACCAAAATGCCTCCAGCCAGGACCCATAAAGAAGAAGGTCAGAAGCAACTGCAAGTCTATAGAGTTTGAATATCAGAAACTTCCACCCAGAATAGACCGTTTTATTTGTTGCCATCCATTCTCATATGCTAATTGTGTGAGAAAGCCCACACTAATTCaggtttttttacttttccttgtAGCCTTTCTACCAGGTTTGGCACTGTAGCTGTTCCGAACATCTTGTTATTTCAAGGAGCTAAACCAATGGCTAGGTTTAATCATACAGACCGAACACTGGAAACCCTGAAAATCTTCATTTTCAACCAGACAGGTATGTAGAAATAATGCGCTGTAGAAGAGATTTTGTTGCTGAGGTTTTGTGCCTTCTGTGGGTTCCCATCTGCTGTCATCCTTACGTGAAGGATTCAAGATTGCTTGGAGATGTAAAACTTCTCTTCTCATGAACTGTTATTCGCCTGTTAAATGTCTCCCAATCGGTAGCAAGTATAACATGAACAGGCTAAttttaatagattaaaaataccttttttttttaaaggacagctttattgagatagaattcacataccatacacctGTAGatacctttttaaataatttttttcgtTTGAGTGTAATATTTACACAAAAATATGCATAGGTGATGCATTTTCACAAAGTGATACCTTGAGTAACCAATGTTCAGATCCAGATGGAGAACACTACCAGCCTCCCTCAGCACCGctgctcctgccctgccctgccccgccccaccaGTTTGAGTCCTAACAGCATGGACTAGTGTAACCTATTTCTGAACTTTATATTAATGGGGAAGAAGTATGGAttgtttgtgtctggcttatttcactcaccaTTGTATCTGTGGGATTCATCTACACTGTTGCATATGctggttgttttttgttgctgTATAGTGTTCCATTTATCAATTCACTTGTAGATGCTATTTTAATTCCTTAATATTTGCCAAAGCAGACGGCCTTCTTTTTTACAAAGTTTGAGCACTGTATATTGAAGAAATTTCCTTCATTGGCAAAGTCTATTATTCAAAAGCTTTAACACCTCAATAATGAGCACACCTTCTTCCTGTAGTAGAatacaaattataataaatacaaattataacATACTTTCCATGTACATTAAGTTGCatgtacttctttttctttttgtattttttttaggtgagaagcggggaggtagagagacagactcccacacgtgcccaacagggatccacctggcatgcccacaagggggtgatgctctgcccatctggggcattcctctgttgcaagcagagccattttagtgcctggggtgaggctatggtgccatcctcagcgcacgggccaactcgctccagcggagccttggctgtgggaggagaagaaaggggggagtgtggagaagcagatggtcgcttctcctgtgtgccctgagtgggaatcaaatcctggaacatccacactgggctgaaccaactggccagggccgcatgtATTTATTTCTAACACTAAAGAACAAAGAGCCAAGTGTGACCTCACAGGAGAAGAAGGCTTGTTACCAGGCAGTTAGTGATTTTGGGTCTTGTAATTCAGATTGATATGGAGAGGTAGCTATTTTGCACAATGCTCTAAGAAAACCTAGGATACAAATGAAATTTGCAATCACTGATCGCAATTGTTATTTGTGCTAACAGTtcttttagtaaatttatttaaaagcattttgaatttattattacGTAACCTGTGAAAACTTCCTGTAGACTCCTGAGAGTAGCTTTACTAGTTACCTGTTGAACTTTGGTCTCAAAAGAGAACAGAAGACTCctgtcaggtagctcagttggttaagagtgtcatcccgatataccaggttgagggttcaatccctggtgagggaacatacaagaatcaactaatgaatgcattaagtggaaaaacaaatcaatgtttttctctctcaccattactctctctctttttcaaaatcaataagtatttttaaaaacttaaaaaagaaaacaaaagacaactCACAATACCCTGATGAGCTCACAGAAATGCTAGTGTTTTAGCTTGGAGCAGCTGCAGGTAGTCCTGTGCCCTTGATGTGGTGAGGAGAAAGGCAAGTGCAGGGTACACCTGAGCAAGTGAAACCCATCCCAGATATGTCAGCAGTGGCGTTTAAGACTGCATGTCATTTTACATACCTTGTAAAATACTTCCAAAAGATACGTAGTggctgtgttttctttcttttttttttaagattttatttattcattagagagagagagaagaggggaggagcaggaagtatcaactcccatatgtgccttgaccaggcaagcccagggttttgaaccggcaacttcagtgtttccagg from Saccopteryx leptura isolate mSacLep1 chromosome 6, mSacLep1_pri_phased_curated, whole genome shotgun sequence harbors:
- the TXNDC15 gene encoding thioredoxin domain-containing protein 15 isoform X1 translates to MRLLGWWQVLLWVLGPPARGQEVAEGSGHLWSGEQSAPRLQAGSMHVGEEKPSHGPMGTGSAAEADAVLGLDTEGDHMVMVSVIPGEAEDKLNSEPSSGTCEAGGNEDSRCDLRKSLFSLGGAGVSLPDREEEEYMEPEAVEADPAPTEDSNHTDSQKSPKVNCEERNVTGIENFTLKILNMSQDLMDFLNPNGSDCTLVLFYTPWCRFSASLAPHFNSLPRAFPALNFLALDASQHSSLSTRFGTVAVPNILLFQGAKPMARFNHTDRTLETLKIFIFNQTGIEAKKNVVVTQADQIGPLPSTLIKNVDWLLVFSLFFLISFIMYATIRTENIRWLIPGQEQEHVE
- the TXNDC15 gene encoding thioredoxin domain-containing protein 15 isoform X2, with the translated sequence MRLLGWWQVLLWVLGPPARGQEEGSGHLWSGEQSAPRLQAGSMHVGEEKPSHGPMGTGSAAEADAVLGLDTEGDHMVMVSVIPGEAEDKLNSEPSSGTCEAGGNEDSRCDLRKSLFSLGGAGVSLPDREEEEYMEPEAVEADPAPTEDSNHTDSQKSPKVNCEERNVTGIENFTLKILNMSQDLMDFLNPNGSDCTLVLFYTPWCRFSASLAPHFNSLPRAFPALNFLALDASQHSSLSTRFGTVAVPNILLFQGAKPMARFNHTDRTLETLKIFIFNQTGIEAKKNVVVTQADQIGPLPSTLIKNVDWLLVFSLFFLISFIMYATIRTENIRWLIPGQEQEHVE